A section of the Spirochaetota bacterium genome encodes:
- a CDS encoding cytochrome c peroxidase has translation MMIRRFFIVLLISVIGCSATQTSHKSQAVSQSKQTENPKLGLPVLDIPSDNPITKEKVKLGERLFNDTRFSSTGKISCATCHSADKAFTDSPLPVSKGINDLTGTRNAPTIINSAYNQTQFWDGRSPDLEDQSLHPFVNPVEMGLKNHEPILKIIRTDQEYIEAFKRVFKKSKEKITMREVTKAIAAFERTQISANSRFDRWYFIGEPTLTKKEIKGFEVYIGNGRCVSCHVIEHTTALFTDNKFHNVGVGINMLAQKDIDRLASEFMSAKYNKEEVDVKVLADTKTSELGRFAITRNLTELGAFKTPTLRNIALTAPYMHDGSLATLEEVVDHYNRGGASSDEEKINDFVSGGMRQLDLSDEEKSNLVAFMETLTSKEFE, from the coding sequence ATGATGATTAGACGATTCTTTATCGTGTTGCTGATATCTGTCATTGGATGTAGTGCAACGCAAACATCACACAAGTCTCAAGCAGTAAGCCAATCTAAACAGACAGAAAACCCAAAGCTCGGATTACCGGTTTTAGATATTCCATCGGATAACCCTATCACAAAAGAAAAGGTTAAACTTGGGGAGAGATTGTTCAACGATACTAGATTTAGCTCAACAGGGAAGATTTCATGCGCGACCTGTCACAGTGCAGACAAGGCCTTTACGGATAGTCCGTTACCAGTTTCAAAAGGCATCAATGATTTAACTGGCACTCGAAATGCTCCAACCATCATCAATTCTGCCTATAATCAAACACAGTTCTGGGATGGACGCTCGCCCGATTTAGAAGATCAGTCATTGCATCCCTTTGTTAATCCTGTTGAGATGGGACTAAAGAATCACGAACCCATCTTAAAGATTATACGAACAGATCAAGAGTATATTGAAGCCTTTAAAAGGGTATTCAAAAAATCAAAGGAAAAGATTACAATGAGGGAGGTTACCAAAGCCATTGCGGCTTTTGAACGAACCCAAATCTCCGCAAATAGTCGCTTTGATCGTTGGTATTTTATAGGGGAACCAACATTAACCAAGAAGGAAATAAAGGGATTTGAGGTCTATATTGGGAATGGTCGATGCGTTTCATGTCATGTGATTGAACATACAACAGCACTGTTTACTGATAATAAGTTTCACAATGTTGGCGTTGGTATTAACATGCTTGCTCAGAAGGATATTGATCGATTGGCTAGTGAATTCATGTCAGCAAAATATAATAAGGAAGAGGTAGATGTAAAGGTATTAGCGGATACAAAAACCTCAGAGTTGGGACGGTTTGCAATAACGCGAAATCTTACTGAGCTTGGCGCCTTCAAAACACCAACTCTGCGCAACATTGCTTTAACAGCGCCCTATATGCATGATGGTAGTCTTGCAACCTTGGAGGAGGTGGTTGATCATTATAACAGAGGCGGCGCTAGTTCAGATGAGGAAAAGATAAATGACTTTGTGAGTGGGGGTATGCGGCAGCTTGATTTGAGTGATGAAGAGAAGAGTAACTTAGTTGCATTTATGGAAACCTTAACGAGCAAAGAATTTGAGTGA
- a CDS encoding metallophosphoesterase, with the protein MKNITRRDFIKRSSAIAIGSTLPVGVIQLGFGSTKEDFTFAYISDSHIQHIKGNKFVRNWDHGLKRAVAETNLLIPKPDFVMFGGDLAQLGTKEELDHGAEIMSALRHKTRYVMGEHDYYLDLGEYWEKLFGPQYYSFDHKGVHFVVLNSILTFDEWTHNRWPSAEQRMLEMAGLDNPNGSPFMVGAKQRGWLKKDLSTVNKNTPVVVFSHSPLQKIYKGWNFWTDDAEQVLALLKPFKKVNIIYGHVHQIQYNQIGNISFNSVMATAWPWPYPQSYSQAKSYLPAMTVPMNRADPFFERDATGWQFISMNKGRVTMDYLLPNNTNRTIAFNRKKGRPEDTKYQNKRKRLPAQIHY; encoded by the coding sequence ATGAAGAATATAACAAGACGGGATTTTATAAAAAGATCATCGGCCATTGCCATTGGATCGACTTTGCCTGTAGGTGTTATTCAGCTTGGATTTGGGAGCACAAAGGAGGATTTTACATTTGCATATATATCGGACTCTCATATTCAGCATATCAAGGGCAACAAATTTGTTCGAAATTGGGATCATGGTTTGAAACGCGCAGTGGCTGAAACAAATCTGCTTATCCCTAAACCAGACTTTGTAATGTTTGGTGGTGATCTTGCTCAACTGGGGACTAAAGAAGAGCTTGATCACGGAGCGGAAATTATGTCCGCCCTGCGTCACAAAACTCGTTATGTGATGGGAGAACACGATTATTATCTCGATCTTGGGGAATATTGGGAAAAGCTGTTTGGACCTCAATATTACAGTTTTGACCATAAGGGTGTGCATTTTGTCGTTTTGAACAGCATTCTAACTTTCGATGAGTGGACGCATAATCGTTGGCCAAGCGCGGAGCAGAGAATGCTGGAGATGGCTGGATTGGACAATCCCAATGGCTCTCCTTTTATGGTTGGGGCAAAACAGAGGGGGTGGCTTAAAAAAGATTTATCTACAGTCAATAAAAATACCCCTGTAGTTGTTTTTTCTCATTCACCTCTTCAGAAGATCTACAAAGGATGGAACTTCTGGACTGATGATGCAGAACAGGTGTTGGCATTACTTAAACCATTCAAAAAAGTGAATATTATCTATGGCCATGTTCATCAAATCCAGTACAATCAGATTGGGAATATCTCCTTTAACTCGGTAATGGCAACCGCATGGCCTTGGCCATATCCACAATCCTATTCGCAGGCCAAAAGCTATTTGCCGGCCATGACAGTGCCCATGAATCGAGCGGATCCCTTCTTTGAGCGGGATGCAACAGGCTGGCAATTCATTTCAATGAATAAAGGCAGGGTGACAATGGATTATTTATTGCCAAATAATACCAACAGAACCATTGCTTTCAATAGGAAAAAGGGCAGGCCAGAGGACACCAAGTATCAGAATAAACGTAAGCGATTGCCAGCTCAAATCCACTATTAA
- a CDS encoding cytochrome C, which yields MRLFTTIITIVIALISLAVLADEFTKKDLDRYQKEFEAAAKYGRELWVGTELSTNGVSCAQCHPNAANTHPETYPKFQKQIGRVITLGEMINWCIRNPLEGKPLKLDSKEMIAMLAYIVSERRGVKLNPGKH from the coding sequence ATGAGGTTATTCACTACTATTATTACTATTGTTATTGCTCTAATATCCCTAGCTGTTTTAGCTGATGAGTTTACAAAAAAGGACTTAGATCGGTATCAGAAGGAATTTGAAGCCGCTGCCAAGTATGGACGTGAATTATGGGTTGGCACAGAATTGAGTACAAATGGTGTTTCCTGTGCTCAGTGTCACCCCAATGCAGCAAACACCCATCCGGAAACCTATCCCAAATTTCAAAAACAGATTGGTCGTGTGATTACCCTTGGGGAGATGATAAATTGGTGCATCCGTAATCCATTGGAGGGTAAACCGCTAAAGTTGGATTCAAAGGAAATGATCGCCATGTTGGCCTACATCGTTTCGGAGAGACGAGGAGTGAAACTAAATCCCGGAAAGCATTAG
- a CDS encoding FAD-binding oxidoreductase: MPTHEQKIDRLVKQLKNRKSTKPLSIKKKAVSHEVPKLNDQRYSDEKIDLTDLNEIIHIDPEKGICIAEPGITFVDLVTATMKYNLVPIIVPELKTITIGGAVAGCSIESMSYKHGGFHDTCLEYEIITAKGDVLICTPDNENNLLFQMIHGTFGTLGIISQLTFKLIPARPFVKVTYEKYNNIEDYKSAIWAHYEDQDVDFMDGIIHSPRELVLSLANFVDEAPYTHNYDWMRVYYLSTKKRKEDYLKTPDYFFRYDKGVTNVTPKFFLTRLIFGKFINSSSTLKLVEKFRRLIPDKKIPITVDVFIPFSKVSNFIEWYTKEVNHFPLWCVPYKIVRDYEWITTDLLRKTKDKLFIDLAIYGMNKKDDKNYYKIIEDELMNIGGLKTLISNNYYTELDFWKTWNKENYYKVKRQTDPTNIFRDLYTKTCKTMMGLEN, translated from the coding sequence ATGCCAACACATGAACAAAAAATAGATAGGCTTGTCAAACAATTAAAAAACCGTAAAAGCACTAAACCATTGTCAATAAAGAAGAAGGCTGTTTCTCATGAAGTCCCGAAACTAAATGATCAAAGATATTCGGATGAGAAGATTGACCTCACTGATTTAAACGAAATTATCCATATCGATCCAGAGAAGGGAATCTGTATAGCTGAGCCTGGCATCACCTTTGTTGATTTGGTAACAGCAACGATGAAATACAACCTTGTTCCCATTATTGTGCCGGAACTCAAAACCATTACAATCGGAGGAGCTGTTGCAGGCTGTTCCATAGAATCAATGTCATACAAGCACGGCGGATTTCATGATACTTGCCTTGAATATGAAATAATCACTGCAAAAGGTGACGTTCTAATTTGTACACCTGATAATGAGAATAATCTATTATTCCAGATGATACACGGCACATTCGGAACCCTTGGCATTATCTCGCAACTAACTTTTAAATTGATACCAGCCAGGCCATTCGTGAAAGTGACTTATGAGAAATATAATAATATTGAAGATTATAAATCAGCCATATGGGCACACTACGAGGATCAAGATGTCGATTTTATGGATGGAATCATTCATTCCCCAAGGGAATTAGTGCTGAGCTTAGCAAATTTTGTTGATGAAGCGCCCTATACGCATAATTATGACTGGATGAGGGTCTACTATCTAAGCACAAAAAAACGAAAAGAAGATTATCTCAAAACACCTGACTACTTCTTCAGGTATGACAAAGGTGTAACTAATGTAACTCCTAAATTCTTCTTAACCAGGCTAATCTTCGGAAAGTTCATAAACTCTTCAAGCACACTAAAATTAGTTGAAAAGTTTCGCAGGTTAATTCCAGATAAAAAAATTCCTATCACAGTTGATGTATTCATACCATTTTCGAAAGTCAGCAATTTTATAGAATGGTATACAAAAGAAGTAAATCATTTCCCATTATGGTGTGTGCCATACAAAATCGTCAGGGACTATGAATGGATAACAACTGATTTACTGCGTAAGACTAAGGATAAACTTTTCATTGATCTGGCCATCTATGGAATGAATAAGAAGGATGATAAGAATTATTACAAGATCATAGAAGATGAACTAATGAATATCGGGGGGCTTAAAACCCTCATCTCTAACAACTACTACACTGAATTAGACTTCTGGAAGACATGGAATAAGGAAAATTACTACAAGGTAAAGCGCCAAACTGATCCAACCAATATTTTTCGCGACCTTTACACAAAGACATGTAAAACAATGATGGGATTAGAGAATTGA
- a CDS encoding acyl-CoA dehydratase activase gives MYSLGINIGSSSIKAVLINENNIIWSEMLSHDGDLISSLRKVFETNQIPNNFQALVTGNEGRYLLNINNAIEPICIEEAIKNYSIDFDAVVSLGGENLIVYRLNDNKIISNLSGNKCASGTGEFFKQQLGRMDMQLEDIHSISPNSKVMKLSSRCSVFMKSDCTHKLNKGEATRDDIVVSLSDVMATKVVDFLKRAKITKGNVLLTGGVTNNPYILNFIKEKLPEINFICPDEASYFEAYGAALLARDIGTQIKNPKTIFKENRVKFDRFQCLKESEGRVVYIDSKKGKVKHDREYILGVDGGSTTTKACLIDIETDEVVASFYGRTHGDPVSALKKCLIEIKKQLEEELGNKEIKISLASTTGSSREILGVFLETPAVYNEIIAHSVGTTFYKNDIDTIFEIGGQDAKYVFLKNGVPIDYAMNEACSAGTGSFLEESSQGDLNIKHAWEIGDIAIAAKRPLKFGEHCSAFINSDIRKAIQQNASREDITAGLVTSIVSNYLNRVVCNRTIGNSIVLQGGVAKNKAIPLAFAMLLNKDIIVPPDPELMGCFGVGILAKQKLTEGLIEKSSYNIDDIIASDIIYEREFKCKACDNQCPIRVLKVNEHKYMFGGRCNKYTNIRKKKTSDESEVFDYIAIKNKLMFEEFAPSIESFIQKSDYLVGIPNCLSVYTLWPLYSWFFHSLGVRAILSNEIAKEGVARVESSYCFPAEIAHGAVQNIWEQNIDYIFLPHLKNMDTLEKGTDANLCPITQSLPYYINKAFPEIPKEKYLAPIIGFSDGENTVRDSFIEIGYKLGFSKQEAIKAFNIALEKQQEYFQSAIKLGEKAIEDSRKSKKPVIALLGRPYNAFTPDANMGIPKKFTSRGYSIIPFDILPFDDKKIFPNMYWYYGQQDMKSSVLLKDEDNIFITFISNFSCAPDSFMLHYVKWIMGTKPFLILELDSHTADAGIDTRVEAFLDIIDGYRLKLRNIKETRYDNNLRFINNGSDDFYIKNIHTGEKIQIRNNPKVKLLLSNMGRLTAELMSAAIRSFGINCEAMPLPDMQTLQLARNHVSGKECLPSHLVLGSILQYLNSDKYRKDELYLLFVPTTTGPCRTGQYFVFYENLFKDLRIENLLVLTLDSDNSYSELGPGFSKCGWWGLMIADYMKDIETSLRTCAENPIEAMQIYDKLWHQMIAVAEKDIRNIPPMLKSIAKSISEIPLKRKIDECPRVLIVGEIYVRRDDFAVDELIQNFSEKGIIGKVSTVTEWIYYCDFIRYYIIKKNLQNMPFYKRYFSKTFRELLTWKIEQWYKRRVDKKIKDILKTTKLIPDTPHNMKRITDNAEEIFVSNELYSEITVSCGATATAMMDGYSGIVNISPFACLIGRVIEGLITPWSRKQGYPVMSIEIDGNLLPPNIISNLEIFMLNVKRYRDNPDISMLIHNNDEESISIERKIIRDK, from the coding sequence ATGTATAGCTTAGGAATTAATATCGGTTCATCAAGCATTAAAGCGGTTTTAATCAACGAAAATAATATTATATGGAGTGAGATGCTCTCACATGATGGGGATCTTATCAGCTCATTAAGGAAAGTGTTTGAGACAAACCAGATCCCAAATAATTTCCAGGCTCTTGTAACTGGAAATGAAGGGAGATACCTTCTAAATATCAATAATGCAATTGAACCAATTTGTATTGAAGAAGCAATAAAAAATTATAGTATTGATTTTGATGCTGTTGTTTCTCTGGGCGGGGAGAATCTAATTGTATACAGGCTAAATGATAATAAGATCATATCAAATCTATCCGGGAACAAATGCGCATCAGGAACAGGCGAATTCTTTAAACAACAACTTGGAAGAATGGACATGCAGCTTGAAGATATACATTCAATCTCTCCAAATAGTAAAGTTATGAAGCTGTCTTCACGATGTTCAGTTTTTATGAAAAGCGATTGTACTCATAAACTAAATAAAGGCGAAGCAACTAGAGATGATATAGTTGTTTCATTGAGCGATGTTATGGCTACTAAAGTTGTTGACTTTTTAAAAAGGGCAAAAATTACAAAAGGAAATGTACTGCTTACCGGAGGGGTTACCAATAATCCATATATTTTGAACTTTATCAAAGAGAAACTCCCTGAAATTAACTTTATCTGCCCTGATGAGGCTTCATATTTTGAGGCATACGGCGCTGCCCTTTTAGCCAGAGATATCGGGACTCAAATTAAAAATCCTAAAACCATCTTTAAGGAAAACAGAGTAAAGTTCGATAGATTTCAATGTTTAAAAGAATCTGAGGGAAGGGTTGTCTATATTGACTCAAAGAAGGGGAAAGTAAAACATGACAGAGAATATATACTTGGTGTCGACGGCGGCTCCACAACAACAAAGGCCTGTCTGATTGATATAGAGACAGATGAAGTCGTTGCCTCTTTTTATGGAAGAACCCATGGCGATCCAGTAAGCGCCTTGAAGAAATGTCTAATCGAAATAAAAAAGCAATTAGAAGAGGAGCTCGGGAATAAAGAGATAAAAATATCACTTGCATCAACAACAGGGTCGTCAAGGGAAATTCTAGGAGTTTTTTTAGAAACACCAGCCGTTTATAATGAAATTATCGCACACTCTGTTGGGACAACCTTTTATAAAAATGATATTGATACAATCTTTGAAATTGGTGGTCAGGATGCAAAATATGTATTTTTAAAAAATGGCGTTCCTATCGATTATGCCATGAATGAGGCATGCTCTGCAGGAACAGGATCATTTCTTGAGGAGTCATCTCAGGGAGATCTCAACATCAAGCATGCTTGGGAAATTGGCGATATTGCTATAGCTGCGAAAAGGCCATTAAAATTTGGTGAGCACTGTTCAGCCTTTATCAACTCGGATATACGTAAGGCGATTCAACAGAATGCATCGAGAGAAGATATTACAGCAGGTCTTGTAACCTCCATTGTATCAAATTATCTTAACAGGGTTGTCTGTAATAGAACGATTGGGAACAGTATAGTTCTGCAGGGGGGAGTTGCCAAGAATAAGGCTATCCCGCTTGCCTTTGCCATGCTACTAAATAAAGATATTATTGTTCCCCCTGATCCAGAATTAATGGGCTGTTTCGGAGTTGGAATTCTTGCAAAACAAAAACTGACAGAAGGCCTCATCGAAAAATCATCCTATAATATTGATGATATAATAGCATCAGATATTATCTATGAAAGAGAATTCAAATGTAAGGCCTGTGATAATCAATGCCCAATACGTGTGCTGAAAGTTAATGAGCATAAGTATATGTTTGGAGGTAGATGCAATAAATACACTAATATACGGAAGAAAAAAACTAGCGATGAATCAGAAGTCTTTGATTATATTGCAATCAAGAATAAACTTATGTTTGAAGAATTCGCTCCATCAATTGAAAGCTTTATACAAAAAAGTGATTATCTTGTTGGAATCCCGAATTGTCTTTCTGTTTATACATTATGGCCTCTCTACTCATGGTTTTTCCACTCACTTGGAGTAAGGGCTATACTCTCAAATGAAATTGCAAAAGAAGGCGTGGCGCGAGTAGAAAGCAGCTATTGCTTCCCTGCTGAGATAGCTCATGGGGCTGTTCAAAATATCTGGGAACAGAATATAGATTATATTTTCCTTCCTCACCTGAAAAATATGGATACTCTTGAAAAAGGCACAGATGCAAATTTATGTCCAATTACACAAAGTCTGCCATATTATATAAACAAAGCTTTTCCAGAGATCCCGAAGGAGAAATACCTTGCGCCAATTATAGGATTTTCAGACGGGGAAAACACAGTACGCGACTCATTTATTGAAATCGGTTATAAACTCGGTTTCTCAAAACAGGAAGCCATAAAGGCATTTAATATAGCGCTTGAAAAACAGCAGGAATATTTTCAAAGCGCAATTAAACTTGGGGAGAAGGCGATTGAGGATTCCAGAAAATCCAAAAAGCCTGTAATCGCTTTACTGGGCAGACCCTACAATGCTTTTACTCCTGATGCAAATATGGGGATTCCAAAAAAATTTACAAGTAGAGGATATTCTATTATCCCATTTGATATCCTTCCTTTTGATGATAAAAAAATCTTCCCAAATATGTACTGGTATTACGGCCAGCAGGATATGAAATCAAGCGTTCTCCTAAAAGACGAGGACAATATATTTATTACTTTTATATCAAATTTTTCCTGTGCTCCTGACTCATTTATGCTTCACTATGTAAAATGGATCATGGGAACAAAACCATTTCTTATTCTTGAGTTGGATTCCCATACAGCAGATGCGGGTATAGATACAAGGGTTGAGGCATTTCTTGATATAATCGACGGTTACAGACTTAAACTCAGAAATATTAAAGAAACTCGATATGACAATAATCTACGATTTATTAATAATGGGAGTGATGACTTTTATATCAAGAATATTCACACAGGAGAAAAGATACAGATTCGCAATAATCCCAAGGTAAAGCTGCTTCTTTCGAATATGGGGAGACTTACTGCAGAGCTTATGTCTGCAGCCATACGCTCATTCGGTATTAATTGTGAAGCAATGCCTCTGCCTGATATGCAAACTCTACAGCTTGCGAGGAATCATGTTTCCGGGAAAGAATGTCTTCCATCACATCTTGTTCTGGGAAGCATTCTTCAGTATCTAAACTCTGATAAGTATCGGAAGGACGAACTATACCTGCTTTTTGTTCCAACAACAACGGGCCCCTGCAGAACCGGACAATACTTTGTGTTCTACGAAAATCTTTTTAAAGATCTTAGAATTGAAAACCTTCTGGTTTTAACCCTTGATTCAGATAATTCCTATTCTGAACTTGGTCCTGGCTTTTCAAAATGCGGGTGGTGGGGCCTTATGATTGCTGATTACATGAAAGATATTGAAACCTCTTTAAGAACATGTGCTGAAAATCCTATTGAAGCAATGCAGATTTATGATAAACTCTGGCATCAGATGATAGCAGTTGCTGAGAAGGATATACGGAACATCCCGCCGATGCTAAAATCAATTGCTAAAAGCATATCAGAAATCCCATTAAAACGAAAAATTGATGAATGCCCCCGCGTACTTATTGTAGGCGAAATTTACGTTAGGCGGGATGACTTTGCAGTTGATGAATTGATACAGAATTTCAGTGAAAAGGGGATAATAGGCAAGGTATCCACTGTTACGGAATGGATTTACTATTGCGATTTTATTCGCTATTATATTATTAAAAAAAATCTTCAGAATATGCCATTTTATAAAAGATATTTTTCAAAAACATTTAGAGAATTATTAACATGGAAAATCGAGCAGTGGTATAAGAGAAGAGTTGATAAAAAAATCAAAGATATTCTGAAGACAACAAAACTTATACCAGATACTCCCCACAATATGAAAAGAATTACGGATAACGCTGAAGAAATCTTTGTAAGCAATGAACTCTATTCTGAAATTACTGTATCATGCGGCGCTACAGCAACTGCAATGATGGACGGCTATTCCGGTATTGTAAATATATCACCCTTTGCATGCCTTATCGGGCGCGTGATTGAAGGTCTCATTACACCATGGTCACGAAAACAGGGTTATCCCGTAATGTCTATAGAGATTGATGGAAATCTCTTGCCTCCAAATATAATCAGTAATCTGGAGATTTTTATGCTGAATGTGAAAAGATACAGGGACAATCCGGATATCAGTATGCTTATCCATAATAATGATGAAGAGAGTATCTCCATTGAGCGTAAAATAATAAGAGATAAATAG
- a CDS encoding alpha/beta fold hydrolase, producing MNKNIGETQGNIAIEDAVFYSKGIKCSGRLYRPRKAKKPPVVIMAHGFAAEMIFGLPPYADIFSEKGMAVFLFDYRCFGKSEGKPRNLVSPSRHLQDWQAAIEYVRTLKDIDSDKIALWGSSFSGGHVIVTAAKNPSVRAIVAQVPFVGGISSAASSALNLKVIIKALISALSDVLRVVTFREPNYVPVVGKPGTLAVMNTPDAFSGYMALVPKDYAFANECPARIFLTAPLYMPIKYAKRVQCPTLVVMAENDSLINPKGIKKAVSLMGNATLKGVPLGHFDVYVGDAFKEVVKLECDFLKKHLMEN from the coding sequence ATGAATAAAAATATAGGAGAGACCCAAGGGAACATCGCTATAGAAGACGCAGTCTTCTATAGCAAGGGGATCAAGTGTTCAGGGAGGTTATATCGCCCTCGCAAAGCAAAAAAACCTCCGGTTGTTATCATGGCTCATGGCTTTGCAGCGGAAATGATATTTGGTCTCCCCCCATATGCAGACATATTTTCTGAGAAAGGGATGGCTGTATTTCTCTTTGATTATCGATGTTTCGGAAAAAGTGAAGGTAAACCAAGAAACCTTGTCAGCCCATCGCGTCATCTCCAGGACTGGCAGGCGGCTATTGAATATGTGCGCACCTTGAAGGACATCGATTCAGACAAAATCGCATTATGGGGCTCATCCTTCAGCGGGGGACATGTTATTGTTACAGCAGCAAAAAACCCAAGTGTGCGGGCAATTGTAGCACAGGTGCCCTTTGTTGGAGGCATCTCCTCTGCCGCTTCTTCAGCCCTAAATTTAAAAGTAATCATCAAGGCCCTGATCTCAGCGTTAAGTGACGTGTTGAGGGTCGTCACATTCAGAGAACCAAATTATGTGCCAGTAGTTGGAAAACCCGGCACACTCGCTGTAATGAATACACCTGACGCATTTTCGGGCTATATGGCCCTTGTGCCGAAGGACTATGCATTCGCAAATGAATGTCCGGCCAGGATTTTCCTGACTGCTCCTTTATATATGCCAATAAAGTATGCGAAAAGGGTTCAATGCCCCACACTGGTAGTAATGGCAGAAAATGATTCACTAATAAACCCGAAAGGCATCAAAAAAGCGGTATCTTTGATGGGTAATGCAACCCTTAAAGGTGTGCCACTTGGTCACTTTGATGTTTATGTGGGGGATGCTTTTAAAGAGGTGGTAAAGTTAGAATGTGACTTCTTAAAGAAACATTTAATGGAAAATTAA